One stretch of Halarchaeum grantii DNA includes these proteins:
- a CDS encoding ATPase domain-containing protein, which produces MSVESAREPTGIDGLDAILGGGLLTGQNALVRGPPGVGKTVFGLHFLAACGDDETSLYINLGEPTSYVERTAEQFDLDSPSLRFLELAPTAEAFAADETYSVFAAAEVDGPSLVSEIRDAVAEHEPDRVVIDPITEFRYLTTDERQFRSQILGLLDFLRDAGATVLMASQSAPDEPDTDLRFMTDVIIDLDRRRDTLTVDVPKFRGPSPTRGPHTYEITAAGVDVWPRLRPDVAESDFPDERVSSGVPELDKLLCGGLERGTVTFFSGPTGAGKTTTSMQFVKEAAGRGTHSVIFSFEESERTMLRRSKALNIGLGEMIERGNVEIVEVRPGEYTADQVTSMLRSAVEEEDAGVVLLDGFQGFQQNLRGFDDHRGPVDYLVSIGRYLRERGVTTLVTNEVHDITGEFRVTEESTSNLADNIVFLRYLEYGGSMNKVVGVLKMRTSDFEDTLRRIEFTEYGVTVGEPLTGLTGILTGTPRFDDRGDSS; this is translated from the coding sequence ATGAGTGTGGAGTCCGCGCGCGAGCCAACCGGGATCGACGGCTTGGACGCGATTCTCGGCGGCGGATTACTGACCGGGCAGAACGCGCTCGTTCGGGGGCCACCCGGCGTCGGGAAGACGGTGTTCGGGCTCCACTTCCTCGCCGCCTGCGGCGACGACGAGACGAGCCTCTACATCAACCTCGGCGAACCGACGTCGTACGTCGAGCGCACCGCCGAACAGTTCGACCTCGACTCGCCGTCGCTGCGCTTCCTCGAACTCGCGCCGACCGCCGAGGCGTTCGCGGCGGACGAGACCTACTCCGTGTTCGCCGCCGCCGAAGTCGACGGGCCCTCGCTCGTCTCGGAGATTCGCGACGCCGTCGCCGAGCACGAACCGGATCGCGTCGTCATCGACCCCATCACCGAGTTCCGCTATCTGACGACGGACGAGCGGCAGTTCCGCTCGCAGATCCTCGGCCTCCTCGACTTCCTCCGGGACGCCGGCGCCACGGTGCTGATGGCCTCGCAGTCCGCGCCGGACGAACCCGACACCGACCTCCGATTCATGACGGACGTCATCATCGACCTCGACCGGCGCCGCGACACGCTCACGGTCGACGTCCCGAAGTTCCGCGGCCCGTCGCCGACGCGCGGCCCGCACACCTACGAGATCACGGCGGCCGGCGTCGACGTCTGGCCGCGCCTCCGCCCGGACGTCGCGGAGTCGGACTTCCCGGACGAACGCGTCTCCTCGGGCGTCCCCGAACTCGACAAGCTCCTCTGTGGCGGCCTCGAGCGCGGGACGGTGACGTTCTTCAGCGGGCCGACCGGCGCGGGGAAGACGACGACGAGCATGCAGTTCGTGAAGGAGGCGGCGGGCCGCGGGACGCACTCCGTCATCTTCTCCTTCGAGGAGTCCGAGCGCACGATGCTGCGCCGCTCGAAGGCGCTGAACATCGGCCTCGGGGAGATGATCGAGCGAGGGAACGTCGAAATCGTCGAGGTCCGCCCCGGCGAGTACACCGCCGACCAAGTCACGTCGATGCTGCGCTCGGCCGTCGAGGAGGAGGACGCCGGCGTCGTTCTCCTCGATGGCTTCCAGGGCTTCCAGCAGAACCTCCGTGGGTTCGACGACCACCGCGGGCCGGTCGACTACCTCGTCTCCATCGGCCGCTACCTCCGCGAGCGCGGCGTCACGACGCTCGTCACGAACGAGGTCCACGACATCACCGGGGAGTTCCGCGTCACCGAGGAGTCGACGAGCAACCTCGCGGACAACATCGTCTTCCTGCGCTATCTGGAGTACGGTGGCTCGATGAACAAGGTCGTCGGCGTGCTGAAGATG